A genomic region of Drosophila kikkawai strain 14028-0561.14 chromosome X, DkikHiC1v2, whole genome shotgun sequence contains the following coding sequences:
- the Pdha gene encoding pyruvate dehydrogenase E1 component subunit alpha, mitochondrial isoform X1 — protein MLRTLSRVSELPIIVKQLQKRSHNNNIASGKNNNNSYGMQHCRYSSSFFGLFQNAAQAGVTKTNNYATEATVKVNRPFKLHRLDEGPAEEVKLTKDEALRYYTQMQTIRRLETAAGNLYKEKIIRGFCHLYSGQEACAVGMKAAMRDVDNIISAYRVHGWTYLMGVSPSGVLAELTGVQGGCARGKGGSMHMYSPNFYGGNGIVGAQVPLGTGVALACKYKGNGGMCLALYGDGAANQGQVFEAYNMAYLWKLPVIFVCENNNYAMGTSTERASCNTDYYTRGDALPGIWVDGMDVLAVRSATEFAINYVNTVGPLVMETNTYRYSGHSMSDPGTSYRTREEIQEVRQKRDPITSFKELCIELGLLSADEVKAIDLKVRKEIDEATAFSKTDAELGVSHLWTDVYSNCLESKLRGTISYNLDHIQERKGVNH, from the exons ATGTTGCGCACCCTGTCACGCGTTAGCGAATTGCCAATTATTGTTAAGCAACTGCAAAAA cGCAGCCATAACAACAACATCGCCAGCggaaagaacaacaacaacagctatGGAATGCAACATTGCAGATATTCATCGTCGTTTTTCGGTTTATTCCAGAATGCAGCACAGGCTGGCGTTACGAAAACCAACAATTATGCCACGGAAGCCACCGTTAAAGTGAATCGG CCCTTCAAGCTGCATCGCCTGGACGAAGGACCCGCCGAGGAAGTGAAACTGACCAAGGATGAGGCCCTCCGTTACTACACACAGATGCAAACGATCCGGCGACTGGAAACGGCTGCCGGTAATCTGTACAAGGAGAAGATCATCCGTGGCTTCTGTCATCTGTACTCTGGCCAAGAGGCCTGTGCCGTTGGCATGAAGGCGGCCATGCGGGATGTGGATAATATTATTTCGGCCTACCGTGTCCATGGCTGGACCTACCTGATGGGTGTCTCACCCAGTGGTGTGCTGGCCGAACTGACCGGTGTCCAGGGTGGCTGTGCCCGCGGCAAAGGTGGCTCCATGCACATGTATTCACCGAATTTCTATGGCGGCAATGGCATCGTTGGTGCCCAAGTGCCCCTGGGCACTGGCGTTGCTCTGGCCTGCAAATACAAGGGCAATGGTGGCATGTGCCTGGCTTTGTATGGTGATGGTGCCGCCAATCAAGGACAAGTGTTTGAGGCCTACAACATGGCCTATCTGTGGAAGCTGCCAGTGATCTTTGTCTGCGAGAATAACAATTATG CCATGGGCACTAGCACGGAGCGTGCCTCCTGCAACACGGATTACTATACACGCGGCGATGCTTTGCCTGGCATCTGGGTGGATGGCATGGATGTGCTGGCCGTGCGCAGCGCCACCGAGTTTGCCATTAACTATGTGAATACTGTGGGTCCTTTGGTAATGGAAACTAATACATACCGTTATTCTGGTCACTCGATGTCGGATCCTGGTACGTCCTACCGCACCCGCGAGGAGATTCAGGAAGTGCGCCAAAAGCGTGACCCCATTACCTCCTTCAAGGAGCTGTGCATTGAGCTGGGTCTGCTGTCCGCCGATGAGGTCAAG gcCATTGACTTGAAAGTGCGCAAGGAGATTGATGAGGCCACTGCCTTTTCCAAAACCGATGCCGAGCTGGGTGTTAGCCATCTCTGGACGGATGTCTACTCCAATTGCCTGGAGAGCAAGCTGCGTGGCACCATCTCCTACAATTTGGATCACATCCAAGAGCGCAAGGGTGTCAATCACTAA
- the Pdha gene encoding pyruvate dehydrogenase E1 component subunit alpha, mitochondrial isoform X2, whose protein sequence is MLRTLSRVSELPIIVKQLQKNAAQAGVTKTNNYATEATVKVNRPFKLHRLDEGPAEEVKLTKDEALRYYTQMQTIRRLETAAGNLYKEKIIRGFCHLYSGQEACAVGMKAAMRDVDNIISAYRVHGWTYLMGVSPSGVLAELTGVQGGCARGKGGSMHMYSPNFYGGNGIVGAQVPLGTGVALACKYKGNGGMCLALYGDGAANQGQVFEAYNMAYLWKLPVIFVCENNNYAMGTSTERASCNTDYYTRGDALPGIWVDGMDVLAVRSATEFAINYVNTVGPLVMETNTYRYSGHSMSDPGTSYRTREEIQEVRQKRDPITSFKELCIELGLLSADEVKAIDLKVRKEIDEATAFSKTDAELGVSHLWTDVYSNCLESKLRGTISYNLDHIQERKGVNH, encoded by the exons ATGTTGCGCACCCTGTCACGCGTTAGCGAATTGCCAATTATTGTTAAGCAACTGCAAAAA AATGCAGCACAGGCTGGCGTTACGAAAACCAACAATTATGCCACGGAAGCCACCGTTAAAGTGAATCGG CCCTTCAAGCTGCATCGCCTGGACGAAGGACCCGCCGAGGAAGTGAAACTGACCAAGGATGAGGCCCTCCGTTACTACACACAGATGCAAACGATCCGGCGACTGGAAACGGCTGCCGGTAATCTGTACAAGGAGAAGATCATCCGTGGCTTCTGTCATCTGTACTCTGGCCAAGAGGCCTGTGCCGTTGGCATGAAGGCGGCCATGCGGGATGTGGATAATATTATTTCGGCCTACCGTGTCCATGGCTGGACCTACCTGATGGGTGTCTCACCCAGTGGTGTGCTGGCCGAACTGACCGGTGTCCAGGGTGGCTGTGCCCGCGGCAAAGGTGGCTCCATGCACATGTATTCACCGAATTTCTATGGCGGCAATGGCATCGTTGGTGCCCAAGTGCCCCTGGGCACTGGCGTTGCTCTGGCCTGCAAATACAAGGGCAATGGTGGCATGTGCCTGGCTTTGTATGGTGATGGTGCCGCCAATCAAGGACAAGTGTTTGAGGCCTACAACATGGCCTATCTGTGGAAGCTGCCAGTGATCTTTGTCTGCGAGAATAACAATTATG CCATGGGCACTAGCACGGAGCGTGCCTCCTGCAACACGGATTACTATACACGCGGCGATGCTTTGCCTGGCATCTGGGTGGATGGCATGGATGTGCTGGCCGTGCGCAGCGCCACCGAGTTTGCCATTAACTATGTGAATACTGTGGGTCCTTTGGTAATGGAAACTAATACATACCGTTATTCTGGTCACTCGATGTCGGATCCTGGTACGTCCTACCGCACCCGCGAGGAGATTCAGGAAGTGCGCCAAAAGCGTGACCCCATTACCTCCTTCAAGGAGCTGTGCATTGAGCTGGGTCTGCTGTCCGCCGATGAGGTCAAG gcCATTGACTTGAAAGTGCGCAAGGAGATTGATGAGGCCACTGCCTTTTCCAAAACCGATGCCGAGCTGGGTGTTAGCCATCTCTGGACGGATGTCTACTCCAATTGCCTGGAGAGCAAGCTGCGTGGCACCATCTCCTACAATTTGGATCACATCCAAGAGCGCAAGGGTGTCAATCACTAA